In a single window of the Macadamia integrifolia cultivar HAES 741 unplaced genomic scaffold, SCU_Mint_v3 scaffold1866, whole genome shotgun sequence genome:
- the LOC122065047 gene encoding probable xyloglucan endotransglucosylase/hydrolase protein 26 — MLIKLVPGNSAGTVTAYYLSSTGPKHDEIDFELLGNLSGQPYTVHTNVYTQGIGNKEQQFHLWFDPTADFHNYTIHWNPSQIVWFIDRLPIRVFRNYKSKGIAYPNQQGMRAYSSIWDADNWATQGGRVKTDWHSAPSIARFQRFRARACKWNGPVSISQCASNSHANWWTSLVYSKLSHSQIGQMMWVRKNYMIYNYCTDYRRFNGNMPLECSL; from the exons ATGCTAATCAAATTAGTACCTGGGAACTCTGCTGGCACTGTCACGGCCTACTAT TTGTCTTCAACTGGTCCAAAGCATGACGAGATAGACTTTGAGCTCTTGGGGAATCTATCAGGACAACCTTACACTGTCCACACGAATGTCTACACTCAGGGTATTGGAAACAAAGAACAACAATTTCATCTCTGGTTTGACCCAACTGCTGATTTCCACAACTACACCATACATTGGAACCCAAGCCAGATTGT GTGGTTTATTGATCGGCTCCCAATCCGTGTCTTCCGGAACTATAAGAGTAAAGGCATTGCTTACCCAAACCAGCAAGGGATGAGGGCTTATTCCAGCATATGGGATGCTGATAACTGGGCAACACAGGGTGGGCGTGTGAAGACTGACTGGCATAGTGCACCCTCCATTGCTAGATTTCAAAGGTTTAGGGCTAGGGCTTGCAAGTGGAATGGACCAGTCAGTATCAGCCAATGTGCCTCTAATTCCCATGCCAATTGGTGGACATCACTTGTTTATAGTAAGCTAAGTCACAGTCAAATAGGTCAGATGATGTGGGTCAGAAAAAACTACATGATTTATAACTACTGTACTGATTATAGAAGATTCAATGGGAATATGCCCCTTGAATGCTCTTTGTAG